The following proteins are encoded in a genomic region of Clarias gariepinus isolate MV-2021 ecotype Netherlands chromosome 12, CGAR_prim_01v2, whole genome shotgun sequence:
- the LOC128534691 gene encoding uncharacterized protein LOC128534691: protein MSRKASEGPTKSSSPADPRSHPCFPKSSHQTPQQRKNYPPIIQSTPRLQKTIDTQVKPVFPTSIGSPPPPQSTDASKTPPTRAGSKRTHQPMHSTAHQTRPKPPRPSRNPNPEAKRPQNRKPTLDLPRNSTAARPATYVRRHRHPQQLRIQLPEKQHQNTIQARIAAPAPDPPKETHPQGTPRCPQPI, encoded by the coding sequence ATGAGCAGGAAAGCATCAGAGGGGCCAACAAAAAGCAGCTCCCCCGCTGACCCCCGTAGCCACCCCTGTTTTCCCAAATCGTCCCACCAGACCCCACAGCAGAGGAAAAACTACCCCCCCATCATTCAGTCAACTCCCAGACTGCAAAAGACAATAGACACGCAGGTTAAGCCCGTTTTCCCCACCTCTATTGGatccccgccccccccccaaagCACCGATGCATCGAAGACACCCCCCACCAGGGCAGGGTCCAAGCGCACGCACCAACCCATGCACTCGACAGCACACCAAACAAGACCCAAGCCCCCCAGGCCCAGCCGTAACCCCAACCCGGAGGCAAAGCGCCCCCAGAACCGCAAGCCCACCCTGGACCTACCCCGGAACAGTACGGCCGCCAGGCCGGCAACCTACGTTCGCCGTCACAGGCATCCCCAGCAGCTCCGCATACAGCTGCCAGAAAAACAGCACCAAAACACCATTCAGGCCAGGATCGCAGCCCCAGCGCCGGACCCCCCAAAAGAAACCCACCCCCAAGGAACCCCCAGATGCCCCCAGCCCATATAG